A genomic segment from Geitlerinema sp. PCC 7407 encodes:
- a CDS encoding COP23 domain-containing protein, whose amino-acid sequence MSKPRLVQVSLAAIALSGWLGGSAVALEVPELLRAIEAVSGETSTPSSETSAEESSETTAEDANPGESTAAAGTVQPDTETRFACEVQNGQYTVTYQPRSQPGKVYPWATPSPMGGGWSSEARCMEISRRLEMYRPDGLLEMTTAIENGYNTVCVTTQKNSTCRIVFTVPPGQDPKLTRDRVFDNLAIADGGDSTQAVNTFAGGSDGLTDQLVNLGIEALGGARRSPSEAINLRPFLDRADGGTGSRLTAPSARPGRPLNPDRFR is encoded by the coding sequence ATGTCCAAGCCAAGACTAGTCCAGGTTTCTTTGGCGGCGATCGCCCTCAGTGGCTGGCTGGGAGGGAGCGCAGTAGCTCTGGAGGTTCCGGAGTTGCTGCGGGCCATTGAGGCGGTTTCGGGTGAGACGTCGACCCCATCCAGCGAAACCAGCGCAGAAGAGTCCAGCGAGACGACCGCAGAGGACGCCAACCCGGGAGAGTCCACAGCTGCGGCGGGTACGGTGCAGCCGGATACCGAAACGCGCTTTGCCTGCGAGGTGCAAAACGGCCAGTACACCGTGACCTATCAGCCGCGGAGCCAGCCTGGCAAGGTTTATCCCTGGGCAACTCCCTCTCCCATGGGCGGGGGCTGGTCTTCGGAGGCGCGCTGCATGGAAATCAGCCGTCGCTTGGAGATGTACCGTCCCGACGGGCTGCTGGAAATGACGACAGCGATCGAAAACGGCTACAACACGGTGTGCGTCACCACCCAGAAGAACTCAACCTGCCGCATTGTTTTCACGGTGCCCCCCGGCCAAGATCCCAAGCTGACGCGCGATCGCGTGTTTGACAACCTGGCGATCGCCGATGGCGGTGACTCAACTCAGGCAGTTAACACCTTCGCAGGCGGCTCCGATGGCCTGACCGATCAGCTGGTGAATCTGGGGATCGAAGCCCTTGGGGGCGCGCGGCGATCGCCCAGTGAGGCCATCAACCTGCGGCCTTTCCTCGATCGCGCGGACGGCGGCACCGGCAGCCGCTTGACTGCGCCCAGTGCTCGGCCAGGACGTCCCCTAAACCCCGATCGCTTCCGCTAA
- the rpmI gene encoding 50S ribosomal protein L35 codes for MPKLKSRKAAAKRFQRSGSGKIMRRKAFKNHLLQHKGTDRKNRLSKRVVVDERDAANVELMLPYL; via the coding sequence ATGCCGAAACTGAAATCCCGTAAAGCAGCTGCTAAGCGCTTCCAGCGGAGCGGCAGCGGTAAGATTATGCGCCGCAAGGCTTTCAAAAACCACCTGCTCCAGCATAAAGGTACCGATCGCAAAAACCGCCTCTCCAAGCGAGTGGTGGTCGATGAGCGCGATGCAGCCAACGTTGAATTGATGCTCCCCTACTTGTAA
- the psbA gene encoding photosystem II q(b) protein gives MTTTLQRRESANLWQRFCEWVTSTDNRLYVGWFGVLMIPTLLAATVCFIIAFVAAPPVDIDGIREPVAGSLLYGNNIISGAVVPSSNAIGLHFYPIWEAASLDEWLYNGGPYQLVVFHFLIGVFCYMGREWELSYRLGMRPWICVAYSAPVAAATAVFLIYPIGQGSFSDGMPLGISGTFNFMFVFQAEHNILMHPFHMLGVAGVFGGSLFSAMHGSLVTSSLVRETTENESQNAGYKFGQEEETYNIVAAHGYFGRLIFQYASFNNSRSLHFFLAAWPVVGIWFTALGISTMAFNLNGFNFNQSVIDSQGRVIGTWADVLNRANLGMEVMHERNAHNFPLDLAAGEAAPVALSAPAIHG, from the coding sequence ATGACGACTACTCTACAAAGACGTGAGAGCGCCAATCTGTGGCAGCGCTTTTGCGAGTGGGTCACGAGCACTGACAACCGCCTGTATGTGGGCTGGTTCGGCGTTCTGATGATCCCCACCCTGCTGGCTGCTACCGTCTGCTTCATCATCGCTTTTGTTGCAGCACCCCCCGTCGACATCGACGGTATCCGTGAGCCCGTTGCTGGCTCCCTGCTGTACGGCAACAACATCATCTCTGGTGCTGTTGTTCCTTCTTCCAACGCTATCGGCCTGCACTTCTACCCCATCTGGGAAGCTGCTTCCCTCGATGAGTGGCTGTACAACGGCGGCCCTTACCAGCTGGTTGTGTTCCACTTCCTCATTGGCGTTTTCTGCTACATGGGTCGTGAGTGGGAACTGAGCTACCGCCTGGGCATGCGTCCTTGGATCTGCGTTGCCTACTCTGCACCTGTTGCAGCTGCGACCGCAGTGTTCCTGATCTACCCGATCGGCCAAGGCAGCTTCTCTGACGGTATGCCTCTGGGCATCAGCGGCACCTTCAACTTCATGTTCGTGTTCCAAGCTGAGCACAACATTCTGATGCACCCCTTCCACATGCTCGGTGTGGCTGGTGTCTTCGGTGGTTCGCTGTTCTCCGCCATGCACGGCTCTCTGGTGACCTCTTCTCTGGTGCGTGAAACCACCGAGAACGAGTCTCAGAACGCTGGTTACAAGTTCGGTCAAGAAGAAGAGACCTACAACATCGTTGCAGCCCACGGCTACTTCGGTCGTCTCATCTTCCAATACGCTTCTTTCAACAACAGCCGTTCTCTGCACTTCTTCCTGGCTGCATGGCCTGTGGTTGGCATCTGGTTCACCGCTCTGGGCATCAGCACCATGGCGTTCAACCTGAACGGTTTCAACTTCAACCAGTCCGTCATCGACTCTCAGGGTCGTGTGATTGGCACCTGGGCTGACGTGCTCAACCGTGCAAACCTGGGTATGGAAGTGATGCACGAGCGCAACGCTCACAACTTCCCCCTTGACCTGGCTGCTGGCGAGGCTGCTCCTGTGGCTCTCTCTGCTCCCGCTATCCACGGTTAA
- the crtR gene encoding beta-carotene hydroxylase, with protein MSEAGKPLTVPKELLGPPGDFNPTLVMFIAAVILASVSTLGYFRWDFPGWCIFIMNVTALHLVGTVIHDASHNVAHRNRIMNAILGHGSALMLGFSFPVFTRVHMQHHANVNDPDNDPDHFVSTGGPLWLIAARFFYHEIFFFKRKLWRKYELLEWFLGRLAVVLIVCTAIHYDSLGYIFNFWFSPALVVGLALGLFFDYLPHRPFQERNRWKNARVYPSAILNVLILGQNYHLIHHLWPSIPWYHYQRAYREVQPLLDAKGCPQSLGLLQGKDFLSFVYDIFLGIRLHHHPKPTPQSSEPS; from the coding sequence ATGTCGGAGGCAGGGAAGCCCCTGACAGTCCCGAAGGAGCTGCTAGGCCCCCCCGGAGACTTCAATCCCACGCTTGTTATGTTCATTGCTGCTGTGATACTGGCCTCAGTATCCACGTTGGGATATTTCCGCTGGGACTTTCCTGGCTGGTGCATTTTCATCATGAACGTCACCGCCTTGCATCTTGTGGGCACCGTGATCCACGACGCCTCCCACAATGTGGCCCACCGAAACCGCATCATGAACGCGATTCTGGGTCATGGCAGTGCGCTGATGCTTGGGTTTTCGTTTCCAGTGTTTACCCGGGTGCACATGCAGCATCATGCCAATGTGAATGACCCAGACAATGATCCCGACCACTTTGTGTCCACCGGTGGTCCTCTGTGGTTAATTGCAGCCCGCTTTTTCTATCACGAGATCTTCTTCTTCAAGCGCAAACTGTGGCGGAAGTATGAGCTCTTAGAGTGGTTCCTCGGCAGACTGGCGGTTGTACTGATCGTCTGCACGGCGATTCACTACGACAGCCTGGGCTATATTTTCAACTTCTGGTTCTCGCCAGCGCTGGTGGTCGGCCTTGCCTTGGGTCTGTTCTTTGATTATTTGCCCCATCGGCCTTTTCAGGAGCGAAACCGCTGGAAAAACGCCCGCGTTTATCCCAGCGCTATTCTCAACGTTCTAATCTTGGGGCAGAACTACCACCTCATCCACCATCTGTGGCCTTCGATTCCTTGGTATCACTACCAGCGGGCCTACCGAGAGGTGCAGCCGCTGCTGGATGCGAAGGGCTGTCCCCAATCCTTGGGCTTGCTCCAAGGGAAGGACTTCTTGAGCTTTGTCTACGATATTTTTCTAGGCATTCGTCTCCATCATCATCCCAAGCCGACTCCCCAATCTTCTGAGCCTTCTTAA
- the pyk gene encoding pyruvate kinase, whose translation MQPRNPQRRTKIVATIGPATSSPEVLRAIIEAGATTLRLNFSHGTHEDHQRNIRLIRQISFELNQPVGILQDLQGPKIRLGRFEKGSIVLAKGDSFILTSRAVVGTQTISSVTYEPLADEVPEGAMILLDDGRVEMRVEKVDRVNRDLHCRVVVGGTLSNNKGVNFPGVYLSIKALTDKDRTDLIFGLDQGVDWVALSFVRNPQDVLEIKELISNAGKNVPVIAKIEKHEAIEQMEAILSLCDGVMVARGDLGVELPAEDVPILQKRLIATANRLGIPIITATQMLDSMVNNPRATRAEISDVANAILDGTDAVMLSNETAVGNFPIEAVQTMARIAERIEQEEDTRSPIESTGRSIPNAISQAVGRIAEQLRSAAIMTLTKTGATARNVSKFRPKTPILAVTPHVDVARQLQLVWGVKPLLVLDLPSAGQTFQAALNVAQEKNLLREGDLVVMTAGTLQGVSGSTDLIKVEVVTAILGRGTGIGQGSVSGRARVIQTALEAGQFNPGEILVAPQTSADFIEAIRKASGIITEDDSLTSHAAVIGLRLGVPVIVGVKNATQLIQDGAILTLDMQRGLVYSGAVGGVQTDSVLAV comes from the coding sequence ATGCAACCGCGAAATCCTCAGCGTAGGACGAAAATTGTAGCCACCATTGGCCCGGCCACCAGCAGTCCAGAGGTGCTGCGCGCCATCATCGAAGCAGGGGCTACCACGCTGCGCCTCAATTTTTCCCATGGCACTCACGAAGACCATCAGCGCAACATTCGCCTGATTCGCCAGATTTCCTTCGAGCTTAACCAGCCCGTCGGCATCTTGCAGGACTTACAAGGTCCCAAAATTCGTCTAGGTCGCTTCGAAAAAGGCTCCATTGTCCTGGCCAAAGGAGACTCTTTCATTCTCACTAGCCGCGCCGTCGTCGGCACCCAAACCATCAGCTCGGTCACCTACGAGCCGCTCGCTGACGAGGTGCCTGAAGGGGCGATGATCCTCCTGGATGACGGTCGCGTCGAGATGCGCGTCGAGAAAGTCGATCGCGTCAATCGGGATCTTCACTGCCGCGTCGTCGTCGGAGGCACCCTTTCCAATAACAAAGGCGTCAACTTCCCCGGCGTTTACCTTTCGATCAAAGCCCTCACTGACAAAGACCGCACCGACCTGATTTTTGGTCTAGATCAGGGGGTTGACTGGGTTGCGCTGAGCTTCGTGCGCAATCCCCAAGACGTTCTTGAAATCAAAGAACTCATCTCCAACGCCGGCAAAAACGTGCCGGTCATCGCCAAGATCGAGAAGCACGAAGCCATCGAGCAGATGGAGGCCATTCTCTCCCTGTGCGATGGCGTCATGGTTGCCCGCGGTGACCTCGGGGTTGAGCTACCCGCAGAAGACGTGCCCATCCTGCAAAAGCGGCTGATTGCCACGGCAAACCGTCTGGGGATTCCCATCATCACCGCTACCCAGATGCTGGACAGCATGGTGAATAACCCCCGGGCAACCCGCGCCGAAATCTCCGACGTCGCCAACGCGATTCTCGACGGGACCGACGCGGTCATGCTCTCGAACGAGACCGCCGTCGGTAATTTCCCCATCGAGGCCGTCCAGACCATGGCCCGGATTGCGGAGCGCATCGAGCAAGAAGAAGACACCCGCTCTCCCATCGAAAGCACAGGCCGCTCAATTCCCAACGCGATCAGCCAGGCCGTGGGCCGCATTGCGGAGCAGCTCCGATCCGCTGCCATCATGACCCTGACCAAGACGGGAGCCACGGCCCGCAACGTGTCCAAGTTCCGTCCCAAAACCCCCATTTTGGCGGTGACGCCCCACGTCGATGTGGCTCGTCAACTGCAGCTCGTCTGGGGCGTCAAGCCGCTGCTGGTTCTAGACTTGCCCTCTGCGGGCCAGACTTTCCAGGCAGCGCTGAATGTAGCTCAGGAAAAGAACTTGCTGCGGGAGGGCGATCTGGTGGTGATGACGGCCGGAACGCTCCAGGGCGTTTCTGGCTCGACCGACCTGATCAAGGTGGAAGTCGTGACGGCGATCCTGGGCCGAGGAACCGGCATTGGTCAAGGCTCCGTGAGCGGACGGGCGCGAGTGATTCAGACCGCCCTAGAAGCAGGCCAGTTTAACCCGGGCGAAATTTTGGTGGCGCCCCAAACTTCGGCCGATTTCATTGAGGCCATCCGGAAGGCATCTGGCATCATCACCGAGGATGACAGCCTGACCAGTCACGCAGCCGTGATCGGCTTGCGGCTGGGCGTACCGGTGATTGTCGGCGTCAAGAACGCAACTCAGCTGATCCAAGATGGCGCGATCCTGACGCTGGATATGCAGCGAGGATTGGTGTACTCCGGCGCAGTGGGCGGCGTTCAGACCGATTCTGTGCTGGCTGTCTAA
- a CDS encoding LuxR C-terminal-related transcriptional regulator: protein MNNRTCIAERSPTQRFSSSSATAEREPQPRSFEILRAVLESLEDGILILTPQGQIVHANVRAQQMCQALHRGTKERRPLPDSIWRVCRALVEGREILPEHPMMIESEVLTAGATKIRAQARWLAPEEGDRPYVLVTLEDLQASMQKVAIADVEKYGLTPREAEVWMLRRADCSYKEIAAQLYITLNTVKKHMKNIQAKRQQFEWVEEA, encoded by the coding sequence ATGAACAATCGCACTTGTATTGCTGAGCGCTCCCCCACGCAACGCTTTTCATCTTCTTCGGCAACTGCTGAGCGAGAGCCTCAGCCTCGCTCCTTCGAGATTTTGCGGGCTGTATTGGAGAGCCTAGAAGACGGAATTTTAATCCTGACCCCTCAAGGACAGATAGTGCATGCCAATGTTCGCGCGCAGCAGATGTGCCAGGCGCTGCACCGAGGAACGAAGGAGCGTCGACCTCTGCCAGACAGCATTTGGCGAGTCTGCCGCGCTCTGGTGGAAGGGCGAGAAATCTTGCCAGAGCACCCAATGATGATTGAGTCTGAGGTGCTCACGGCGGGTGCGACAAAGATTCGCGCCCAGGCCCGCTGGCTGGCGCCCGAAGAAGGCGATCGCCCTTATGTCTTGGTGACTCTCGAGGATTTGCAAGCCTCGATGCAAAAAGTCGCGATCGCAGATGTCGAGAAGTACGGCCTCACGCCTCGCGAAGCAGAGGTCTGGATGCTGCGACGGGCGGACTGTTCCTACAAAGAGATTGCTGCCCAGCTTTACATCACCCTCAACACGGTGAAAAAGCACATGAAAAATATTCAGGCAAAGCGCCAACAGTTTGAATGGGTCGAGGAGGCATAG
- the rplT gene encoding 50S ribosomal protein L20 — protein MARVKRGNVARKRRKKILKLAKGFRGSHSRLFRTANQQVMKALRNAYRDRRRRKRDFRRLWIARINAASRQHGVSYSQLIGNLKKADIQINRKMLAQLAVLDPATFGKVVEAAGNKK, from the coding sequence ATGGCACGGGTAAAACGGGGTAATGTGGCGCGCAAGCGTCGCAAGAAAATTCTGAAGCTGGCGAAAGGCTTCCGCGGATCTCACTCTCGTCTGTTCCGCACAGCTAACCAGCAGGTGATGAAGGCGTTGCGTAACGCCTATCGCGATCGCCGCCGCCGGAAGCGTGACTTCCGTCGTCTGTGGATTGCGCGCATCAACGCTGCTTCTCGTCAGCACGGTGTCAGCTACAGCCAACTGATCGGCAACCTCAAGAAGGCTGACATCCAGATCAACCGCAAAATGCTCGCTCAGCTCGCAGTTCTTGACCCGGCCACGTTTGGCAAGGTCGTAGAAGCCGCTGGCAACAAAAAGTAA
- the aroC gene encoding chorismate synthase: MGNTFGHLFRITTFGESHGGGVGVVIDGCPPRLEISLEEIQFELDRRRPGQSKITTPRKETDTCEIVSGVFEGKTLGTPITVLVRNKDTRPQDYDEMAMKYRPSHADATYDAKYGIRNWQGGGRSSARETIGRVAAGAIAKKILRQAAGIEVLAYVKRIKDLEGVVDPAIVTLEQIESNIVRCPDSEAAERMVELIEQLGRDGNSVGGVVECVARQVPKGLGSPVFDKLEADLAKAVMSLPASKGFEIGSGFAGTLLTGIEHNDEFYVDEQGEIRTVTNRSGGIQGGISNAEDIVLRVAFKPTATIRKEQRTVTSSGEETVLAGKGRHDPCVLPRAVPMVEAMVALVLCDHLLRDHAQCHSL; this comes from the coding sequence ATGGGCAACACGTTTGGACATCTGTTTCGGATCACGACCTTTGGAGAGTCCCACGGTGGTGGGGTAGGTGTTGTGATCGATGGTTGCCCGCCCCGTTTAGAGATTTCTCTAGAAGAGATCCAGTTTGAGCTCGATCGCCGTCGCCCAGGCCAGAGCAAGATCACGACGCCGCGCAAAGAGACGGATACGTGCGAGATCGTGTCTGGGGTCTTTGAGGGCAAGACTCTCGGGACGCCCATTACCGTCTTGGTGCGCAACAAAGACACACGGCCCCAGGACTACGACGAGATGGCGATGAAGTATCGCCCCTCCCATGCCGACGCGACCTACGACGCGAAGTACGGTATTCGGAACTGGCAGGGGGGCGGTCGCTCTTCTGCAAGGGAGACGATTGGCCGGGTGGCTGCGGGGGCGATCGCCAAGAAGATTCTGCGGCAGGCTGCTGGCATCGAAGTTCTGGCCTACGTCAAGCGCATCAAGGATCTCGAAGGGGTGGTAGATCCGGCGATCGTCACGCTGGAGCAGATCGAAAGCAATATTGTCCGCTGCCCCGATTCGGAAGCAGCAGAGCGCATGGTGGAGCTGATCGAGCAGCTTGGTCGTGACGGCAACTCAGTTGGCGGCGTTGTGGAGTGCGTGGCCCGCCAGGTGCCCAAGGGTTTGGGATCACCCGTCTTTGACAAACTAGAGGCCGATCTGGCCAAAGCTGTCATGTCCCTGCCCGCCAGCAAGGGCTTCGAGATTGGCTCTGGCTTCGCTGGTACGCTCCTGACAGGTATCGAGCACAACGACGAATTCTATGTTGATGAGCAAGGGGAAATTCGCACCGTAACCAACCGCTCAGGCGGCATTCAGGGCGGCATTTCCAACGCGGAGGATATTGTGTTGCGCGTGGCCTTCAAGCCGACCGCAACGATTCGCAAAGAGCAGCGGACGGTCACCAGCAGCGGAGAAGAAACCGTGCTGGCCGGTAAGGGACGTCATGACCCTTGCGTTTTGCCTCGGGCCGTGCCCATGGTTGAAGCGATGGTGGCGCTGGTGCTGTGCGATCACCTCCTGCGCGATCACGCTCAGTGCCATTCGCTTTGA
- a CDS encoding transporter substrate-binding domain-containing protein, with translation MFLNLIRSFQQTLALRYSPFSFGLAIALAGSSAFLPRFAVAAELDEIQKRGYLIVAVKETVNPLGYRDASGTLQGFEIEIAHRLAEELLGRREAIRFVPVSNRDRLSAVLTDQVDLAIAQMTVTASRMRLVSFSHPYYIDGTALITANPSFQRLADARQATVAILEGSSAIAAVQYFLPRAQLVGVTSYAEARSLLETGAVEAFAGDASVLSGWARENPGYRLLPPLLSGEPLSVVMPKGVQYDPLRREVNAAIARWAEEGWLKQEAAQWGLPDGVGWK, from the coding sequence ATGTTTTTAAATTTAATTCGCAGCTTTCAGCAGACGCTCGCTCTGCGCTACAGCCCCTTCAGTTTCGGCTTGGCGATCGCCTTGGCAGGAAGCTCAGCCTTCTTGCCAAGGTTTGCGGTTGCGGCAGAACTAGACGAAATCCAAAAGCGTGGCTACCTGATAGTTGCGGTCAAAGAGACTGTGAATCCTCTGGGCTACCGAGACGCATCGGGAACCCTCCAAGGTTTTGAAATAGAAATTGCTCATCGCCTCGCGGAAGAACTCTTGGGTCGCCGCGAGGCGATTCGGTTTGTGCCGGTGAGCAACCGCGATCGCCTTTCGGCTGTGCTCACAGATCAAGTAGACTTGGCGATCGCTCAGATGACCGTCACGGCTTCGCGGATGCGCTTGGTCAGCTTTAGCCACCCCTACTATATAGACGGGACGGCTCTAATTACTGCCAATCCTTCATTTCAGCGCTTGGCAGATGCTCGCCAAGCCACTGTGGCGATCCTAGAAGGCTCTAGCGCGATCGCCGCGGTCCAGTACTTTTTGCCTAGAGCTCAGCTCGTGGGTGTGACCTCCTACGCCGAAGCGCGATCGCTGCTGGAGACGGGCGCAGTCGAGGCTTTTGCGGGCGATGCCAGCGTGTTGAGCGGCTGGGCTCGGGAAAATCCCGGCTACCGGCTACTGCCGCCGCTGCTGTCCGGAGAGCCCCTGTCCGTCGTGATGCCCAAGGGAGTCCAGTACGACCCGCTGCGCCGAGAAGTCAACGCTGCGATCGCCCGCTGGGCCGAAGAAGGCTGGCTCAAGCAAGAAGCAGCGCAATGGGGGCTACCGGACGGTGTAGGCTGGAAGTGA
- a CDS encoding RNA-guided endonuclease TnpB family protein — MRTAYQHRLRPTSSQVALMGEWLELLRRQYNYRLGERFSWYEQNRCDVTDCPLICHLPELRENPDFYSQKRDLVNSKTLFPEYQQIHSQVLQDCIGRVKKTFDRWLKGDCNAKRSGRPRFKGAGRYRSFTFPQIKQDCIQGKQINLPKIGWVKLIQHRPLPEGFKIKTATVSYKVDGWYVTLSLEDSSIPVLTPDIPNTENTTGIDLGLKSFLVDDSGQEEPIPQHYRQAEKRLKRLQRSLSRKKKGSNRQKKAIKRVSKAHLKVSNQRKDFHCKVASKLLSQGKHVAHEKLNIRGIARTRLAKSTQDAGWGQFLQILAIKAERAGLLTIAVNPSGTSQNCSGCGVKVPKTLQDRIHTCPECGLTIDRDHNAAINIKYLAVGHSVNKAQDTPDGLPGVTEKPAPYTSVSV; from the coding sequence GTGAGAACCGCTTACCAGCACCGATTGCGTCCAACCTCCAGTCAAGTCGCCTTAATGGGCGAGTGGCTGGAACTCTTGCGCAGACAGTACAACTATCGTCTTGGTGAGCGGTTCTCTTGGTACGAACAAAATCGCTGCGACGTCACCGATTGCCCGCTAATCTGTCACCTGCCAGAACTGCGAGAGAATCCTGACTTCTACTCCCAAAAACGAGACTTGGTGAACTCCAAGACTTTATTCCCGGAGTACCAGCAGATTCACTCTCAAGTTCTGCAAGACTGCATTGGCCGGGTGAAGAAGACCTTTGACCGCTGGCTCAAAGGAGACTGCAACGCTAAGCGAAGCGGTAGACCTCGATTCAAAGGAGCAGGCCGCTATCGCTCTTTCACCTTCCCGCAGATCAAACAGGACTGCATCCAGGGCAAACAGATCAATCTCCCCAAGATTGGCTGGGTGAAACTGATCCAACACCGTCCCTTACCGGAAGGGTTCAAGATCAAGACCGCCACCGTCAGCTACAAAGTTGATGGCTGGTATGTGACTCTCAGCCTAGAGGATTCATCAATCCCCGTTCTCACTCCCGACATCCCCAATACTGAGAACACGACTGGGATTGATCTGGGATTGAAGTCGTTTTTGGTAGACGACTCAGGACAGGAAGAACCCATCCCCCAGCACTACCGCCAAGCAGAGAAGCGCCTGAAGCGGTTGCAGCGGAGTTTATCGAGAAAAAAGAAGGGGTCGAATCGCCAGAAGAAGGCAATTAAACGAGTTTCTAAGGCACACCTGAAAGTCTCGAATCAGCGCAAGGACTTTCACTGCAAGGTTGCAAGCAAGCTTTTATCCCAGGGAAAGCATGTCGCCCATGAAAAGCTGAATATTCGAGGTATTGCGAGAACGCGACTCGCAAAATCGACCCAGGATGCTGGCTGGGGCCAGTTCCTGCAAATTCTGGCAATCAAGGCTGAAAGAGCCGGGTTGTTGACGATTGCAGTGAATCCCAGCGGTACGTCTCAGAACTGCTCTGGCTGCGGGGTCAAGGTACCTAAAACACTTCAGGACAGGATTCATACCTGTCCTGAGTGTGGGTTGACGATTGACCGTGACCACAATGCAGCGATCAATATCAAGTATTTGGCGGTAGGGCATTCCGTCAATAAAGCTCAGGATACGCCCGATGGGTTGCCAGGGGTCACTGAGAAGCCTGCACCGTATACGTCAGTATCGGTGTAG
- the cofG gene encoding 7,8-didemethyl-8-hydroxy-5-deazariboflavin synthase subunit CofG yields MAAFRGTVTYSPAYTLVPTYECFNRCAYCNFRAEPGSQEWLTLEEARDRLLQVRPRGVREILILSGEVHPHSPQRPAWFERIYELCELSLSLGFLPHTNAGPLLRPEMQRMKDVNVSMGLMLEQVTPKLLETVHRHAPSKQPEVRLEQLRWAGELGIPFTTGLLIGLGETMADRQETLEAIAQIHNQWGHIQEVILQPHSLGSQQLWQGASADAAAFVETVAIARQILPPAIAVQIPPNLLHRPEILLQCLEAGARDLGGLGPRDEVNPDYPHPTVAALDEILRPQGWHLTPRLPVYAAYDPWLPASLQAPVQAHRQSLAQASGAIAPAKTSLPSHSHK; encoded by the coding sequence ATGGCTGCTTTTCGAGGAACGGTCACCTACAGCCCAGCCTATACTTTGGTCCCCACCTATGAGTGCTTCAACCGCTGTGCCTACTGCAACTTTCGGGCAGAGCCGGGGAGCCAGGAGTGGTTGACGCTAGAGGAGGCTCGCGATCGCCTGCTGCAAGTCCGCCCTCGGGGGGTTCGAGAAATCCTTATCTTGAGCGGCGAAGTTCATCCCCACAGCCCTCAGCGGCCCGCCTGGTTTGAGCGCATCTACGAATTGTGTGAGCTGTCGCTGTCCCTGGGATTTTTGCCCCACACGAACGCTGGGCCGCTGCTGCGCCCGGAAATGCAGCGGATGAAAGACGTGAATGTCTCCATGGGGCTGATGCTGGAGCAGGTCACGCCCAAGCTGCTAGAGACGGTGCACCGCCACGCCCCCAGTAAGCAGCCTGAAGTGCGCCTTGAACAGCTGCGGTGGGCCGGAGAGCTGGGAATTCCCTTCACGACGGGGTTGCTGATCGGTTTGGGGGAGACCATGGCCGACCGCCAGGAAACGCTGGAGGCGATCGCCCAGATTCACAACCAGTGGGGCCACATCCAAGAGGTGATTTTGCAGCCCCACAGCTTGGGAAGTCAGCAACTGTGGCAAGGAGCTTCGGCGGACGCTGCGGCCTTTGTCGAGACAGTCGCGATCGCCCGACAGATCTTGCCGCCCGCAATTGCCGTGCAGATTCCCCCCAACCTGCTGCACCGCCCCGAAATCTTGTTGCAGTGCCTAGAAGCGGGGGCTCGGGACTTGGGCGGGCTCGGTCCCAGAGACGAGGTCAATCCCGACTATCCCCATCCCACCGTGGCGGCCCTAGACGAAATCCTGCGGCCCCAGGGATGGCACCTAACCCCCCGTTTGCCGGTGTATGCGGCCTATGACCCTTGGCTGCCGGCGTCTTTGCAGGCCCCGGTTCAGGCCCATCGCCAATCCCTGGCCCAGGCCTCAGGCGCGATCGCCCCTGCAAAAACTTCATTGCCGTCTCACAGCCACAAGTAG
- a CDS encoding tetratricopeptide repeat protein, producing the protein MDNSLTLSYLSLLLLLLAVASFFILRQVIRTRRTESTLSRLQNALKGGQGSAKDHYELGGIYLDKRLFSQAVVQFQKALKAKDLEGDENTALIYNGLGYAHAAQEQYDIAIRQYKEALKLKPDYVVAFNNLGFAYEKKQLSAQALEAYESALALDPNNPTAKRRVEPLRKLYAPSAS; encoded by the coding sequence ATGGACAACAGCCTTACCTTGTCCTACCTCTCGTTACTGCTTCTCTTGCTAGCCGTGGCGAGCTTTTTCATCCTTCGGCAAGTCATCCGGACTCGCCGGACCGAATCCACCCTTTCGCGCCTGCAAAACGCCCTCAAAGGGGGCCAGGGAAGCGCCAAGGATCACTATGAGCTTGGCGGTATCTATCTCGACAAACGTCTGTTTAGCCAAGCTGTTGTTCAGTTTCAAAAGGCGCTCAAAGCAAAAGATCTAGAAGGCGACGAAAATACTGCTTTGATCTACAACGGCCTGGGGTATGCCCATGCGGCTCAAGAGCAGTACGACATCGCGATTCGCCAGTACAAGGAAGCCTTGAAGCTCAAGCCGGACTACGTTGTGGCGTTCAATAATTTGGGGTTTGCCTACGAGAAAAAGCAGCTTTCGGCCCAGGCCCTCGAAGCCTATGAAAGTGCCCTGGCCCTCGACCCCAACAACCCAACCGCTAAGCGTCGGGTTGAGCCGCTGCGCAAGCTTTACGCCCCATCGGCTTCCTAG